The nucleotide window AGGTGTTGATACTCGTAAAGACCACCTCGGCTGATGACCCGAACTTTCCCGGGATTCTTCTGGTAGTAAAGTGCCGCCACTAGCTTCGAATTGGCAGTCACGTAACCACCCTTGACCCGGTAGCGCAACGTCCCATGCTTGGAGTAAGCAACGCCTAACACCTTAAACGTCACACTCTTAGTCCGTGGCTTAGCGCGATAGTGCCGAACGCGTTTCGTCAGATTGGCATCCCGATACAAGTTAACCGCTGTTTTAGCATAAATTTGCGTCGGAAAATGCACGGTAACTGGCTTAGCGGGACTCGTTGTCGTAACGGTTGGCTTCTTCGTTGGCGTCGTAGATTGCGCTGGCGTACCCGTAGCCGGTTGCTTTTGATCATCCAGGAACTTCAATTGGCCCTGCTTCTCGAAGAGATCACCCATTGCCAAGAGTAATCGGTCTTGACTCGTAGCGGCCTCAAATTGAATTCCTAATGGCATCTGGTTCCCACTAACGTAGGTTGGCAAGCTGATGGCCGGTTCCCCAGTCATGTTAGCCAATTGGGTAAATGGCGACTTGCTCAAACCATGCAACCAGGCATCGTAAATTAATTGCATCTGATCCTGACTGTCTAACGAAGAAATGTCACGCATCTTCTCAACGTATTCCGGTAAGTAGGCCGGATCGGTGTTACTAGGCGCGGTAGTCGCCGTGGTTGGCGTTAGGTACAACGCATATTTTTGATGGAAGTCGGCCATCTGCTGCTTGGCCGTGGCAACCTCCGTCTTATAACTTGCCTGATCATCCGAAGTCAGCTTCTTACTAGCCTCGAACAACGCGTAAGTCATAATACTACCGTCATCTGGCTCTAGGTCCCGTTTGAAGGCGGATCGGGCAAACGAATTCGCCGCAAATCCACTGGACGTGGCTCCCTTGTAGTAAGCCTGCATCAACGCTTTACCGTCCACTGGGCTGTCCGCCTGCTCCACGTTGAATCCCTGGGCCTTCAAGAACGAAACACTACGCATCACTGCATTCACCGCATCCTGACTCACCGGCGTACCCACGGGTGATTTTGTCGAGTACGCAATCTTTACTGATTTCAAATCCTGCGGTACAGCATCCGCGGTCACCTTGCCACTGAGCATGTTGTCAAAGAGCGTCTGGGTATCCTGCATGCTCTTGGTTTCCGCAAAACTGGCCATACTGCTGCTTGCACTATCACCTTGAATCATCCCCGCAGTCGGCTTCAACCCAATGACCCCCGACCAGGAAGCGGGAATCCGCAGTGACCCACCAGCATCGTTTCCGGTTGCCAGTGGCACCATATCATCGGCAACACTAGCCGCTGCCCCACCGGAGGAGCCACCAGGATTATCACTCGTGTTCCACGGATTCTTAGCAGCACCGTAGAGTTTCGAGTCCGTAATATTGGTCAATCCCAATTCAGGATAGTTCGTCTGACCGATCACTATGAAGCCTAAACTCTGTAGCTTTGTGACAAATGGCCGCGTGTAGCTTGCCACCCGGTTGCTGGAATAAGGCAACCCTTGCGTGGCGGGCTCCCCTTTCAATTCCTGCGCCAGTCCCTTGATCAAGACTGGTACGCCATAGAATGGCTGGCCGGTATCCTTCAGTGCTGCGGCTTCACTATAGGCTGCGTCCTCCCGCATGGTCAGGACCGCGTTGAGTTGTGGATTGTCCTGCTTAACTTTGGCCAAAGCTAACTGAATCAGCTGTTGGCTGGTCACTTTGCCAGACCGCACCATCTCAGCCAGCTGAGTGGCCGTCGCGTGCTGGTACTGAGCCTGGGTCAGCGTCTGACTCCCAGTCGGCGTGGCCGTTGAAACGGTCGGCGTCGCAGTATCGCTGGCAAAGGCTGGTAAAGTAACACCGGTTCCTCCGAGAACCAGAGCCACAATTGCCGTTACTAGAATGAGTCGCTGTTTAACGTGTTGAAAGGTTAGTTGCTTCATGAAAACTCCTCCTACAATGTGCAAACTTCCCCTCCAATACTACAAGACTTGGACTTGTTTGAAAACGCTTAATTTGGCGTTTTTATAAGTACAAATTTATAGACTTAATTATACGATTATTATCTGCAAATGCTAATAGCCCAGCCCATCAGAAAAGAACCCGCATTACCCGCTAAATTCATGTCACCAATCCTATTTTTCGACCATCCATTACTCACTAATCAACAACATTAGTAATTACTAAATAGACACACCCATTTCGTCACAGAATTAGCTATTTTTAAAAAAATATTTTTTTTAAAAGGGGCCCGTCTTCGTGAAGACGGGCCCCTTAGCTTGCTATTCACATTACTGAGCTGATTTCGGCCAAGCCCAAGGATCTTCCCGCCACTGTTGTAGTGACGTAAACTCGGCCGGTGTCATGTTACCCTGTTGCCGCGCGACCGCAATCAAGGCGCTATACGTGGTCAACGGCGTCAGCGTCAGGCCAGCCTGTTGAAAGTTGACCACACTATCTGGCAATTCATACGAGAAAATGGCGATAACCCCCAACACCTTGGCGCCCGCTGCTTGCACGGCCTTGGCGGCAGCTAAGACACTGCCTCCGGTTGAAATTAGATCATCGATCAGGACGACCCGTTCTTCCGCGGAAATCTGCCCTTCAATCTGCTTGCCCTTACCGTGGTCCTTAGGCTTAGCGCGCACGTAGTTCATCGGTAAGTTTAACCGGTCCGCAACTAACGCCGCATGGGGGATTCCGGCCGTCGCCACCCCGCCGATCACCGTCGCTTCCGGATACTGTTCCCTAATCAACGCCGCTAACCCATCCGCAATGGCTGATCGCACTTGCGGGTACGCAATCGTCTTACGATTATCCGTGTAAATGGGAGCCTGCATCCCGCTAGCCCACAGGAATGGGTGGTTTGGGGCCAAGGTGACCGCCTGAATGTCTAAGAGGTCCGTTGCAATTTGCTGGTCAATTGTCATTATTTCCGCTCCCATTCTTGTAAAATCTGCTGGTACGCAGCGACTGGATCACTGGCCTGAGTGATGGACCGGCCAACGACGATCCCATCACTGCCCAGCGCAGCTGCTTGAGCCGGGGTCACCACCCGTTGCTGGTCGTTGGGGTCATCCGTTGCGAGTCGAATCCCGGGATTGATACAAAGAAAGTTGGGACTCGTGGCTGCGTGAATTTGCGCGTCTTCCAAGGCAGAAGAAATGATCCCATCCGCCCCGTTGGCGTGCGCCAATTGGGCCAAATGAGTGACCGCAGTGGTCAGATCCGCTGTGACTAACTGCTCCGTTTGCATCTGCGCTTCAGAAGTGGAGGTCAGCTGCGTGATGGCCAATAAACTGGCTGGCTGGACGCCCGCCAGTTCACTCCCACGAAGGAGTCCCCGTTTAGCCGCCGCAATCATGGTCGCGCCACCAGCCGCATGAACCGTGACCATAGCCACTCCCTGCCGTCCCAGCTGGACCATCGCCTGCTCGACCGTGTGAGGAATGTCGTAGAGCTTGAGGTCTAGGAACACGCGTAGTTTACGGGCTTGCAGCTCCCGTAAAATCTGGGGGCCAGCGTCATAGAAAATTTCCATGCCCACCTTGACCATTAGCTGATCCTGATGTGGAAATTGATCGAGAAACTGGAAAACCTGAGGCTGATTTTGAAAATCTAACGCAATAATTACGGGTCGCATCGAATCCACCTTTCTCTCAAAAAAACCGGGTAGCCTGCAACGGGCTACCCGGTTTTAGCCATCCCCAGTATCTCCACTGAGGGCGGTTATCCGTTCACCTTTTTAGTCTCACAGGGCTAAGTTAAAGTTGATTTTGATTGAGTTTACCTTAGACTGGCAAAAACGTCAAGCCGTATAATTAAATTAATAAGCGCCTGAACGGTTGCTTTTTAGCGAGTATCATGGCACAATACTAACAACACCCCGGGAAACCGGCAAAAATAACGAATGTCAGAGAACATTCATTTTGGAGGAAATTGAATATGGAGAACACTATGCACGACCGCGCGCTTAGCACCCACCAGAAGTGGACCATCGCTTCAACTTCAGCAGGATTTGCCTTGGAGAACATGGACGTTATGTTTCTATCCTTCGCACTTTCATCGATCATCGCCGATTTACATATCAGCGGTGCCCAAGCTGGCTTGATTTCATCGATCACGAACCTGGGTATGCTAGTGGGTGGCATTTTATTTGGAATTTTGGCCGACCGCTTTGGCCGCGTCAAAATCTTCTCGCACACCATCTTCATTTTCGCCTTCGCTACGGCGGCCATGGCCTTCGCTAGCAATATTCACCTGATTTACCTGTTCCGCTTTATCGCCGGCATCGGCGCCGGTGGTGAGTATGGCGTTGGAATCGCTCTGATTGCCGAAAACTTTGCGCACAACAAGATTGGTAAGATGACCTCCCTCGCCGCCATTGGTGGCCAGGTGGGCGCAATTCTGGCCGCCGTTGCCGCAGCCTTCATCATCCCCACGCTGGGTTGGCAAGCCCTCTTCGTCTTCGGGCTGATTCCAGTCGCCCTGACCTACTTCATTCGGCGACACCTGCACGAAAGCGATGAATTCTTAGCCGCTAAGCGTGCACCCAAGGCCGACCGCCAACCCGTTCAGATTCGTTCACTGTTCAAGACACCACAGCTGGCGTACCAAACCTTGGCGCTGATGGTCATGGTGATCGTTCAAATTGCCGGTTACTTTGGCCTGATGAACTGGTTACCCGCCATCATGCAACAAAAGCTCGGCTTGACGGTGGCCGGCTCGTCCGTCTGGATGATTGCCACGATTGTCGGCATGAGCATTGGGATGCTAACGTTTGGGAGTATCCTCGACTACTTCGGTCCCCGGCGGGCATTCGGTATCTTTCTAATTGCCAGTGCCATCGCCGTCTTCAGCATTACGCTGGCCTTTAACCAGTTCACACTGGTCCTTGCTGGCGCCGTTATCGGATTCTTCTCTAACGGTATGTTCGGGGGTTACGGCGCCGTCATCAGTCGCCTCTACCCAACGGAAATTCGTTCCACGGCCAACAACGTTATCGTCAACGTTGGTCGAGCTATCGGGGGCTTCTCCTCCGTCGCTATCGGCTTTCTGATGGACCACTACAGTCTGGTCGTGGTCATGGGCTTCCTGTCCGTGCTCTACCTAATCAGCTTCACGGTCATGCTGACGATTCCTAGTTTCCGTAAGCTTGGCCAAGTCAACGAGGCTTAAACTTCAAAATTACACGTACGCCCCAACCTGGTTAGGAACTTTCCACCGGGCTGGGGCGTTTTTGCATCAATTATTGGTATACTAATGGGACAAGCACCTCGAGAAAGAAGGTCCCGGCACCATGAAAATAATCATTGCTCCCGCCAAGAAGATGGTGGTCGACACGGACACGTTTGGTTGTGACGGCTCCCCCCAATACCTGGCCCAAACCCAACAGATTCTGGTAGCGCTCCGGCAGTTATCCTACGCGGAAGCCAAGGCACTCTGGCACTGCAGCGACAAGCTCGCACAACCCAACTATGATTGGCTACAAAAACTCGACTTGAACCGCCAGCTCACCCCAGCCATCCTGGCGTTCTCCGGCATTCAGTACCAGTACATGGCCCCGGACTTATTTACGGCACCAGCCTTGGATTATATCCGCCACAATCTGCGAATCCTATCTGGCTTTTACGGGATTCTCCGACCGTTTGACGGCATCGTACCCTACCGTCTGGAAATGCAATCAAAGCTTCAGGTGGCGGGCGCCAAGACCCTCTATGCATTCTGGAGCGACCGCCTTTACCAGGCGCTAGCAACTCCACCCACGGAACCCATCATCAACTTAGCCTCCCAGGAATACGCCAAGACTATTCGGCCCTACCTCCAGCCAGGGCAGCGACTCGTTACGGTCGTTTTCGGCAGTCTGGTCGACGGTCACGTGAAGACCAAGGCTACACTAGCTAAGATGGCGCGGGGCGAAATGGTGCGGTTCTTGGCGGAACACCACGTGACCGATATCCAAGATGTCACCACCTTTGATCATCCCGATTGGGCGTTTGATGCGCAGCGGTCAACTAATGATCAGTTGGTCTTTATCTATCAGAAATAAACTAGCAGGCTTCTGGTGCGCACCCTTTCAAATATAAAAAGACGAATCTGAGATTTTTCCCAGATTCGTCTTTTTTATTTCACAACTGCCATAACTAACTTCTTATTCGCTGTCACATAATGGCCATTTGCCAAGACGAATCGCGTCGCCAAATTGTGATGGCTGATACCCACCACCTTAAGCTGGGTTCCCTGCGCATAGTGACGAACCTTCCCCGTCAGACTCACTGTCTGATAAGTATTCAGTCCCGATTTGCCAATGACTGTCAGTCGTTGCACCTTCTTTTGATAATAAGCTGTCGTAACGTAGCCGGTCTTAGCCGTGATGTAGCCAGTCTTCCCCGCCGTTCGACTATGTTGATTGACGTCGCGGACCTGATAACGTAGGCGCCCCGCTTGAGACCGGCCGTAACCAGTTACAACAAACATGGGCCGGTCGGTGCGTTTGGCTTTCACGTACTTGGCTACCCGATTCTTCACCGTAAACGTTGGCTTGCGGTAAAGATACAACGTCTTGCTACCATAAACGGCCTGTTGCTTAGTCACGACTGCCTGGGGCGCCGCCAAAACTTTCAGGGTGACCGTTAGTTTTTTACCATTGGCCGCCGTCAAGACTACAGAATAGGTCCCCGGTGTTTTCAACTTTGCTTGAGACAGATCCACACTAACTGGAATCTTTTCGCCTACCGAATTCGTGGCCCGAGCATTAAACGTATCGGCCGTCACGCTCTCACCCGCAGTAACCGTTGCGGTTGGGGCTGCCGTCAACGTCGCCTGGTCAGCCACACTGGGTTTAGCGTATTTAACCGTTGTCGTGTAAGTTCCTGCCTTGGTAAACTTTAACGCCACCTGTGACTGACTAGGAACGTAACCCGGAACGGACGGACTCTTAATCGTAACATCCGCCATGCCGGCGTAGCCAGTTACCTGTCGGCTTTTGGCAGCTGTCTTACCATCTGGAAGAACGTAATTGATGGTGTCGGTCACATCATTCTTAACTAGTGGTACATAAAAGGCTTCCCCTTCGTAATCATTACCATCCTCTAAACGTTGAGGGGCGACATTTTGTGACAGCCGTGTCTGATAAGTCTCCCAACTTATTGACGAATTTTTAAATGCTCCCTGATATTTCGTAATTATATCGTCAACCTCAGCTTGACTCATATCCGCCGTTCCTGTCTGAATACGTAACTGTACGAGAGCTTCCTCTGGTGTTAAAACATTATTTGTAGCTCCAAAAAGGACCTCAATCATCCCACTAAAATCGTACCCTACCTGATCTTTAGCTAGCTTAAATGCGTCACCGTAAGTCAAGCTGGCTACATCTTCCTCCGGGAGGGTTACGCTAGTTGAGCCACCAGCCACTTTGTCTTCCGGATCATTCATTTCTTGCGTATAAATATCAAAGCTAACCGTCACGTCAGCCGCCTTAGCTGTAACACCATCATGCATTTCGTTCGTTGCCATCAAACTAAATAACGACACCCCAACAACAATCATTATAAAATGCCACCAATTTCTATGCATAGCCATTACCCCCATAATGTTGTTCCTGTGTTCACTAATCTAGGGTTAGTATAGCACCAGCGTAATCGCTTTCATATCTTTTCTTTTATCCCTTAATCTCCGCCAAGAACCCCTGCATTCCCCGAAGATTGAGCGTCACGATGCGCTCGCGAAACGCGGCTACTGACAGGTCTAACTGACCAGTGATGTACAGACGAAATAACGTGAGGGTATTGTCGATCAGAAAGGCCACAGCGAGTTTGGCATCCGTCGTATTCAGACCGTAGTCCGTTTCAAAACTAGCCGCTAACCCCGCTGCTACTCGGTATTTAACCCGCCGCGAAAGAAAACTATAATCATCCGAATTTAGAATGAACGTGTAGAAGGTCGGGGCCTCCTCAAAGAAGGCGTCCAGCCGGTCAAACCAGACCCCCGGATGGTGCAACGGATCATGATTAGCCGGTTCCCGTAGTAGCAACGCTAACAATTGGTCCGCAATCTCCGCCGTAAAACTATCCGCCAAGTCATCGATCGAGTCATAGTGCAGGTAAAACGTCTTGCGGTTAATATTAGCCTCATCCGTCAACTGCTGCACCGTCAGCTCACGAAAACGATACCGCTGCGCCAACTTTCTAAATGCTGCTCGCAGTGCTTGGTTAGTTCTGATAACGCGTCGATCAGTCATGGTATTCCTCCAGTTAGACCCCAGATGTGGCAAAAGTGTGGTTTACTCCTCAGGTTGCCACCTTTTGTTGTGGACGCCTGGTTCCCAAGTCCTTATCCTTTAACCACACGTGAGGCATAAAATATTTGCTCACAGCATACCACAGTTCAAGGGGGAATCACCGATGATTCGAGCCGAATGGCGTTATTTAATTAAACATAAACTGTTATTAGTTGTCTTGATTGTGATCATGTTGATCCCATCAATCTACGCAGTCACCTTTTTAAAATCCATGTGGGACCCCTACGGCAAGCTCGCCGACCTTCCCGTTGCCGTAGTCAATCAGGACCACCCCGTCACCTATCAGGGACAACACCTCGCTGCCGGTCAAAGCCTAGTTCACAATTTAGCGGACTCCGATGCCATGAAATTCACCCCAGTTGGCAGTGAGGTCACCGCCAAGCACGGCCTGCAGCACGGGAAATACTACATGGTCATTACCGTCCCCAAAAACTTCTCGCACAACGCCACCACCTTGATGCAACGGGCACCACATAAGATGGTCCTGCATTATGAAACCAGTGCTGGCCACAATTTCACCGCCGCTAAAATGACCACCACGGCTGCTAAAACTGCCGCCCAGTCCGTTGGCGATACGGTCACCCAAAGCTACGCCAAGACCCTCTTTACCAGCATCAAACAACTCAGCGCGGGGTTCTCGACCGCCGGAACTGGCAGTCATAAACTGGCAACTGGGAGCCAGCAGCTCACCAGTGCCGAACGCAAAATTAGCCGGGGCCTCAACAATTTAGCTGCCAGCAACGTTAAATTGACCAACGGTGAAACCACCATCACCACCAAATTAAACGACTACGTCACGGGCGTAAAACAGGCCCAAACTGGAAATCAGAAAATCAGTACCGGCCTCGATCAGTTACTCAGCCAATCCCACCAACTGGTGAGTGGCCTCGGCCAGCTCCAGAATGGTAGCGAGCGTTTAGCAACCGGTGTGGCCGCCTACACGCAAAGCACCAGCAAACTCAACGCTGCCAGTGGCCAACTCACACGGGGCAGTCATACCGTGCAGAACGGCACGCAAACCTACGTCGCTGGTGTACACACTGCCAACACTGGTGCCCAACAGCTTAAGGGTAATCTAGCAAAACTAGCGGGCAGCACCCAGACGCTCGATACCAGTGTGGGGCAATTGGCAGATGGTAGTCAGCAACTGGCAACCAATTTTGACCAACTCGCCACCGGATCCGCCGCCCTCACTAGCGGTCTACAAAAGGTCCAAGCCGGATTGAAAACGTCGCAAGAACAACAGGCCGCCCTCAAGCAAGCTGCCGAAAAATTGGCCACTAGTTCCCAAAGTTCCGCGACGGTCAAAACCGACGCCACCGCCCTTGAAGCCGCGCTAACCACCTTGGCAAACACGGACAGCGGCGCTCTCCAATCCAAATTAGCCAGCACCGCTGATGCGCAAGGATTAACCGCCTCGCAAAAGACCGCTATGCTAAAAGCGGCTGACGACAGCACTAGCAGCTCTGTTGGTACTGCACAGAAGGCTGCCAAACAGCTCAGCAGTGATTTGACTGACCTGGACACCAATACCGCTGCAGTCCAGCTGCAAAAGCCACTGGCCACGGCCACTAGCGCGCAGGATACACTAACTACCGGTATCACCACCCTGACCACCAACGCCCAGTCGCTGACGACTGGCCTGCAGAAGGCCAACACTGCCCTCACCAGCTTGGATAACGGTCTCCAAACGCTACACCAACAAACAGCGAGCCTGGCCACTGGAACGGCTAACCTCGCAACCGGTGCCGATAGTCTGGCAACGGGGGCGGCCCAGCTGAATCGTAGTGGCTCGAAACTGACGACTGGTACGGCTAAATTAGCGACTGGTGCCATCCAACTCGCAGACAGTAGTCAAAAACTAACGGCACAAAATACCACCCTAACCAACGGGGCTACTTCGGTTGCCTCTGGTCTCACCACGCTCAATAACCAGACTCCCCAGCTAACTGCCGGCGTCACCGAATTGGCGGACGGAGCAACCACCCTAAACACCGGTCTCACCAAGTTGGCCACCGGCGGTCCTCAACTGACGGCGGCCTTGCAAACAGTCACTAACGGGAGTGGCCAAGTTACTGCGGGTGCGCAAAAACTGGCAACTGGTGCGGGTCAAGCCACGACCGGAGCTACCCGGGTCACTGCGGGCAATGCGAAGCTGGCCAAATCACTCAACACGGCGGGGCGTAAGGCAGCCGTGCACCCGTCCCAGTTGACCTACCGTCAATTTGCTAAGCCAACCACCACCCAGCACAGTGACCACGACGACGCCCCGGACAACGGGACAGGAATGGCCCCGTACATGATGTCCGTCTCCCTCTTTGTGGGAGCACTAGCCTTCAATCTGATGTTTGACATGTACACTCCACGTAAATACCCCCGGAGCGGTTGGCGGTGGTGGTTAGGCAAAGCCTCCATCATGGGTGCCTTCGTTCTAGGTGAAGCTCTATTCATGACGGGACTCATGGCAGCTATTGATGGTCTGGCCCCCATCCACCCGTGGTCTACGTTCCTGATGTTAGTCATCACCGGTGCGGCGTTCATGAGTATCGTCTACTGGCTGAATCTTGTTTTTGGTAAACCAGGGGCCTTCTTTAGCATGGTCCTCCTGGTCCTCCAGTTAGGCGGAGCGGCTGGCACCTACCCAATCCAGCTGACCAACGGCTTCTTCAAGACTATCCATCCTTGGTTGCCAATGAGCTACTCAGTCGCGGGGCTACGTGAAACACTGATGATTGGGGACTCCGCTCTGACAGAAATGAGCGTGCTCCTGCTGATTGCTTTAGTATTCTCGGGTATGGCCGTCTTGTTCTACGCGCGCCGCCACGGCCGGATCAACGCCATGGATATTCCGGAAATTTAGCTCCTACTCTTACTAACGAAATTCAGCTGAGATTTGTCACCCCTTTTTGAGGAAATAGTGATCGATTTTCACTACAAAAACGCACGGATACCGCTAATACTAGCTGGAATTCGTGCGTTTTAACGTAATTAACTAAAGGCTGAAAGTTCGAAAACTGTTATCGAGTCAAAAATCGGCTAACACCGTCGACACGGCCGGCTTCACCTCTGACCGCCTCCGGTTAAACGGATTCTTGAAACCAAAGCTAGTTTAACTACCTGGATAACAGCACTTACGCAATATTATTGACGCGCCACTAGGTAACCGAGAGTGAGTCAAATTTGGACTAAGCCGTGGGATTTTTAAGTGATTTTCTTAAAAATGGCGACTTGAAGACGTGCTTTGCGGCTTCAAGCGAGGGGCAAGACCGCCCTTTGGCTTGTCCCGTCCTTCCCACCGCGTTCCAGTCCAAATTTGGCGAACGGTAAGGCGGTAATTTCCCACTATATCTGACTAAGCCTTCATCTTCCAAATCTAATTTTGATCAGCTAACCAACGCGTCAACCGTGCAAGATAAGCCGGTGTTTCGTCAATAAACGCCATGTGGCGGCTGTGAGCAAAGAGTGTCCACTCCGCGTGTTGTAAGTGATCGACCATGGTTTTGGCTACCAGTGGCGTACACAAATCATTGGTTCCACTCGTCACCAAGGTTGGCGTCGTCAACTGCGTCAATTTCTCTGTGTAGTCGTAGCTCTTTAGGGTGCCAGTCGGGAAATACTCATTAGGCCCCCAGGCCGTCTCATAGGCGACGGTGCCACTCTGTTTCGGTCGTCGAAGGAACTCGGGAGAATCCGCCGTCACAGGTCCCGCGGCATGGGCTACCAGGTAACGGTTGTTAGCCGCCAGGTAGGCGGCACTGGTGAAATCACCCGTGGCTTCGGCTAGCTTGATGGCTTCCTGATCAGCAGGCGCCATAAACCGAATCATGCGGTGCTGTTCCTGAGCCCACAACTTAGCCGAGGACAGTGTGCTTGCCAAAATTAAGCTCTGGATACCAGCCGGCTGATAGTCGCACAGGTAAATAATGGCCAGCATCCCACCCCAGGATTGTCCCAGCAAATGAACGCGATCGAGGTGCAGATAGTCGCGGAGAGCCTGCAACTCGGCCACCCAGGTTTCTGCTTGCCACAGACTGGTATCCGCTGGGTGCGACGATTTCCCACATCCTAATTGATCGTACATGACCACGGGCCGCCCCGTCTGTTCTGCTAATTCATCGAATGCCTCGAAATAATTGTGCGTCGACCCAGGGCCGCCGTGCAGCAGCAACAAGGGCGTTAATCCACTCTTCAGATCACCCACCACGCGATAGTACGTTTGATACGACCTGAAGGGCACGTAACCCTCTTGAATTTTCATTTTACCGACCTCACTTTTAGGTTCATTATACCCACTTACCTGATCGTTCTAAAGACCTTCATTGTTCCACATGAAACAAAACGGACCTGGACTTCCGTCTAGCTCCGCTTCGTATTTCCAAATTTAAGTCGCTGCCGTGTTTCCCAAGAACCCGTCAACTGCTGGCGTTTAACAATGTCGATCATAGCATTCAATCCAACTAAGCCTGGTGCAACGCCACTAATCGGCCACGTACCCACCAGTCTGGTAGACCCACCGGGAGCTCACCCAACACCCGACCAATCGTCCAAATAATCGACTTGTTCGGGCGAATTTCCGCGGCAATCAATTTGTCCCAGAAATCGGCTGGCACGCCCAGTGTGTGACCATTGACCATCACGCGCAATGGTGCATTTTCCGCTACCTGCTGCGCCCACTCGTC belongs to Levilactobacillus yonginensis and includes:
- the pepI gene encoding proline iminopeptidase; this encodes MKIQEGYVPFRSYQTYYRVVGDLKSGLTPLLLLHGGPGSTHNYFEAFDELAEQTGRPVVMYDQLGCGKSSHPADTSLWQAETWVAELQALRDYLHLDRVHLLGQSWGGMLAIIYLCDYQPAGIQSLILASTLSSAKLWAQEQHRMIRFMAPADQEAIKLAEATGDFTSAAYLAANNRYLVAHAAGPVTADSPEFLRRPKQSGTVAYETAWGPNEYFPTGTLKSYDYTEKLTQLTTPTLVTSGTNDLCTPLVAKTMVDHLQHAEWTLFAHSRHMAFIDETPAYLARLTRWLADQN
- a CDS encoding YhgE/Pip family protein, giving the protein MIRAEWRYLIKHKLLLVVLIVIMLIPSIYAVTFLKSMWDPYGKLADLPVAVVNQDHPVTYQGQHLAAGQSLVHNLADSDAMKFTPVGSEVTAKHGLQHGKYYMVITVPKNFSHNATTLMQRAPHKMVLHYETSAGHNFTAAKMTTTAAKTAAQSVGDTVTQSYAKTLFTSIKQLSAGFSTAGTGSHKLATGSQQLTSAERKISRGLNNLAASNVKLTNGETTITTKLNDYVTGVKQAQTGNQKISTGLDQLLSQSHQLVSGLGQLQNGSERLATGVAAYTQSTSKLNAASGQLTRGSHTVQNGTQTYVAGVHTANTGAQQLKGNLAKLAGSTQTLDTSVGQLADGSQQLATNFDQLATGSAALTSGLQKVQAGLKTSQEQQAALKQAAEKLATSSQSSATVKTDATALEAALTTLANTDSGALQSKLASTADAQGLTASQKTAMLKAADDSTSSSVGTAQKAAKQLSSDLTDLDTNTAAVQLQKPLATATSAQDTLTTGITTLTTNAQSLTTGLQKANTALTSLDNGLQTLHQQTASLATGTANLATGADSLATGAAQLNRSGSKLTTGTAKLATGAIQLADSSQKLTAQNTTLTNGATSVASGLTTLNNQTPQLTAGVTELADGATTLNTGLTKLATGGPQLTAALQTVTNGSGQVTAGAQKLATGAGQATTGATRVTAGNAKLAKSLNTAGRKAAVHPSQLTYRQFAKPTTTQHSDHDDAPDNGTGMAPYMMSVSLFVGALAFNLMFDMYTPRKYPRSGWRWWLGKASIMGAFVLGEALFMTGLMAAIDGLAPIHPWSTFLMLVITGAAFMSIVYWLNLVFGKPGAFFSMVLLVLQLGGAAGTYPIQLTNGFFKTIHPWLPMSYSVAGLRETLMIGDSALTEMSVLLLIALVFSGMAVLFYARRHGRINAMDIPEI